Proteins from a genomic interval of Erwinia sp. SLM-02:
- the fliN gene encoding flagellar motor switch protein FliN, translating into MTEVNIPAENALDFDFSLDDAPGIESQDQGEAERHALQREKQRHLSLFSRIPVTLTLEVASVEISLAELIGVNNDSVLELDKMAGEPLDVKVNGILLGKAEVVVLNDKYGLRIIEFNNKELGELAL; encoded by the coding sequence ATGACTGAAGTAAATATCCCGGCGGAAAACGCGCTCGATTTTGATTTTTCTCTCGATGATGCCCCGGGCATCGAATCCCAGGACCAGGGTGAGGCGGAGCGCCACGCCCTGCAGCGCGAAAAGCAGCGCCATCTTTCGCTGTTCAGCCGCATTCCGGTGACGCTGACGCTGGAAGTGGCCTCGGTAGAGATCTCGCTGGCCGAGCTTATCGGCGTCAATAACGATTCGGTGCTGGAGCTGGACAAAATGGCGGGCGAACCGCTGGATGTGAAGGTTAACGGCATCCTGCTGGGCAAGGCTGAAGTGGTGGTGCTGAACGATAAGTACGGGCTGCGCATCATCGAGTTTAACAACAAAGAACTGGGCGAGCTGGCGCTATGA
- a CDS encoding FliM/FliN family flagellar motor switch protein, with amino-acid sequence MRQSCSRVKIYHAGHHPDMIKLEVNKLGRPYHKIPKIFNDMHDGLDGKLNTYFLKKYRVNVALKTMAFSMDVWQKHTQILSSDIGSLAFDIDRSLLLSVLHDYYGLNKENQEGISIEETPVTKTEERLKNKLALELVALITGEGLFGKALQIKPDPASLITQWSYKITFTLEGYQGGFSLLLDNTHVDRLLANLRQQAEMCPLAHAEQPAASVQTSFMTLPVRLTGRLVSIPLTVAELLTLKHGDVLPMTLSERVPLLIGKQPLFNAVIAEDHGKLFFSEFNELNNEKSHD; translated from the coding sequence ATGCGACAGAGCTGTAGCCGTGTAAAAATCTATCATGCTGGTCACCACCCGGACATGATCAAGTTAGAAGTCAATAAGCTGGGCCGTCCCTATCATAAAATACCGAAAATATTTAACGATATGCACGACGGTTTAGATGGCAAGCTGAATACCTATTTCTTAAAGAAATACCGCGTTAACGTGGCGCTCAAAACCATGGCATTTTCAATGGATGTCTGGCAGAAGCATACGCAGATTTTGTCCAGCGATATTGGCAGTCTGGCGTTTGATATTGACCGCAGTCTGCTGTTAAGCGTGCTGCATGATTATTATGGACTGAATAAAGAAAATCAGGAAGGCATTAGCATTGAGGAAACGCCGGTAACAAAAACGGAAGAGCGCCTGAAAAACAAGCTGGCGCTTGAACTGGTGGCATTAATTACCGGCGAAGGGTTATTTGGCAAAGCACTGCAGATTAAACCCGACCCCGCGTCGTTAATTACGCAATGGTCCTACAAAATTACCTTCACGCTTGAAGGGTATCAGGGGGGCTTTTCACTCCTGCTGGACAACACCCATGTCGATCGCCTGCTGGCCAATTTACGCCAGCAGGCGGAGATGTGTCCGCTGGCCCACGCCGAGCAGCCGGCGGCCAGTGTACAGACCTCATTTATGACGCTGCCCGTCCGCTTAACCGGCAGGCTGGTCAGTATTCCTCTGACGGTGGCGGAGCTGCTGACGCTGAAGCACGGCGATGTTCTGCCAATGACTTTGAGCGAACGCGTTCCGCTGTTAATTGGCAAACAGCCGTTGTTCAACGCGGTGATTGCTGAAGACCACGGCAAGCTGTTCTTTTCAGAATTTAACGAGTTAAACAACGAGAAATCCCATGACTGA
- a CDS encoding sigma-54 interaction domain-containing protein: MSIAENNSEKKGSGFIARAEASVKLLALARRVAKHNVPVLITGETGTGKECVAKYIHHHAFEHPAPYVGVNCAAIPESMLEAILFGYEKGAFTGAVNGQPGKFEQANGGTLLLDEIGDMPLALQAKLLRVLQEQEVERLGSHQRIKLDVRLIASTNKNLEEEIAAGRFRQDLYYRLSVVPMHISPLRERVQDIIPLAELFMRKYQQFSLSPSALTAGARSALQHYSWPGNVRELENVMQRGLIMSVDGVLDAGCLGIGAQPAAPADPFGDDTTALQAAGDRPIKQHGRLAEYQYIVDLLRCHQGNKSKTAESLGITPRALRYRLASMRQQGLIPA; the protein is encoded by the coding sequence GTGAGCATCGCAGAAAATAATTCGGAAAAGAAAGGCTCAGGATTTATTGCCCGGGCGGAAGCCAGCGTTAAGCTTCTTGCGCTGGCACGCCGCGTGGCAAAGCATAATGTTCCGGTATTAATCACCGGTGAAACCGGAACCGGTAAAGAGTGCGTGGCGAAATATATTCATCATCATGCCTTTGAACATCCCGCGCCCTACGTGGGCGTAAACTGTGCGGCTATTCCGGAAAGCATGCTGGAAGCCATTCTGTTCGGCTATGAGAAAGGGGCATTTACCGGAGCGGTGAACGGTCAGCCGGGTAAATTCGAACAGGCTAACGGCGGCACCTTATTGCTGGATGAAATTGGCGATATGCCCCTGGCGCTTCAGGCAAAATTACTGCGCGTATTACAGGAGCAGGAAGTTGAGCGTCTGGGAAGCCATCAGCGAATTAAACTGGATGTTCGGTTAATTGCCTCTACCAATAAAAATCTGGAAGAAGAAATTGCCGCCGGGCGTTTCCGTCAGGATCTCTACTACCGTTTGTCGGTGGTGCCGATGCATATTTCCCCACTGCGCGAGCGCGTGCAGGACATTATTCCTCTGGCCGAGCTGTTTATGCGGAAGTATCAGCAGTTCTCTCTCTCTCCTTCCGCGCTGACCGCCGGGGCACGGAGCGCGCTGCAACACTATTCCTGGCCCGGCAACGTTCGCGAGCTGGAAAACGTGATGCAGCGTGGGCTGATTATGTCCGTCGATGGCGTGCTTGATGCCGGGTGCCTGGGCATCGGCGCGCAGCCCGCGGCCCCGGCGGACCCGTTCGGCGACGACACGACAGCCCTTCAGGCAGCCGGCGATCGCCCCATCAAGCAGCACGGGCGACTGGCGGAATACCAGTACATCGTTGATTTGCTGCGCTGCCACCAGGGTAACAAGTCCAAGACCGCCGAATCTCTCGGCATTACGCCGCGCGCGCTGCGTTACCGGCTGGCGTCAATGCGCCAGCAGGGACTGATCCCGGCCTGA
- the fliE gene encoding flagellar hook-basal body complex protein FliE, which yields MDKISTNGAAAGQAQMIADMAKLRAQATGSRIDPAGTLSQTASLSTPSFGSVLDQAIRHVDNLQHAAADRQRAVDMGTSDDLTGAMLESQKASVAFSAMMQVRNKLTTAFDEVMNISI from the coding sequence ATCGACAAAATTTCCACAAACGGTGCGGCAGCCGGACAGGCGCAGATGATCGCCGACATGGCGAAACTGCGCGCCCAGGCAACCGGCAGCCGGATAGATCCGGCCGGTACGCTGTCGCAGACGGCTTCGCTCTCCACGCCGTCGTTCGGCTCCGTGCTGGACCAGGCCATCAGACACGTTGATAACCTGCAGCACGCGGCGGCGGACAGGCAGCGCGCGGTCGATATGGGGACCAGCGACGATCTGACGGGGGCGATGCTGGAAAGTCAGAAGGCCAGCGTGGCGTTTTCCGCCATGATGCAGGTGCGTAACAAGCTGACTACCGCCTTCGATGAAGTCATGAATATCTCAATTTAA
- the fliF gene encoding flagellar basal-body MS-ring/collar protein FliF → MGEKIKSLLAGLPLAQLKKWWLPAAGALAATAIIVALLWQNNSHYTMLFGSQQNIPVPQVVEVLSGEQIPYRVEPQSGNLLVRESDLPKARMALAAKGISARTPAGYELMDKEEMLGSSQFIQNVRFKRSLEGELAQSMMALDTVEFARVHLGISETSSFVLSNKPDSSASVVLRLRYGKALADDQVAAIINLVAGSVPGMKPQQVRVVDQHGALLSAGLDELNGRQGGKSGSEAIQRLRQETERNLANVLMPVIGQDNFRISVVPRINFSQVEETQERFSGEPRPASESLMQENTTEQLAVGIPGSLSNRPANPPAAAPGANAQPQLATRNQAQRQFNYDRDVRHVRHPGFQLEKLSVSVVLNQNAAAVKAWTQENQQQVEKMLSQAAGIDAGRGDALTLSLLSFTETEPYVEPETPWWENQSVIDWIKRGGIALLVGTITLFGLLPMMRRFGQRKEEAAAAMAQLPLNGGSEEDEDGDGQAPVLPASSFQGDENLPPQSSGLETKIAYLQTLAQSETDRVAEVIKQWISSNERSSSSK, encoded by the coding sequence GTGGGCGAAAAAATTAAATCGCTGCTGGCAGGCTTGCCGCTGGCACAACTCAAAAAATGGTGGCTACCCGCCGCGGGCGCACTGGCCGCTACGGCGATCATTGTGGCCCTGCTGTGGCAGAACAACAGCCACTACACCATGCTGTTTGGCTCGCAGCAGAACATCCCGGTACCGCAGGTAGTGGAAGTGCTGAGCGGTGAGCAGATCCCCTATCGCGTGGAGCCGCAGAGCGGCAACCTGCTGGTGCGGGAAAGCGACCTGCCGAAGGCGCGCATGGCGCTGGCCGCGAAGGGCATCAGCGCCCGGACGCCGGCCGGCTACGAACTGATGGATAAAGAAGAGATGCTGGGCAGCAGCCAGTTTATCCAGAACGTGCGTTTCAAGCGCAGCCTTGAGGGGGAGCTGGCGCAGAGCATGATGGCGCTGGATACCGTCGAATTTGCCCGCGTGCATCTGGGGATCAGCGAAACCAGCTCCTTCGTCCTGAGTAATAAACCGGACAGCAGCGCCTCGGTGGTTCTGCGCCTGCGCTATGGTAAAGCGCTGGCCGACGACCAGGTCGCGGCGATTATCAATCTGGTTGCCGGCAGCGTGCCGGGTATGAAACCGCAGCAGGTGCGGGTGGTCGATCAGCACGGCGCGCTGCTTTCCGCCGGGCTGGATGAGCTGAACGGCCGCCAGGGCGGCAAATCGGGCAGCGAGGCGATTCAGCGCCTGCGCCAGGAAACGGAACGTAACCTGGCTAACGTGCTGATGCCGGTTATTGGCCAGGATAACTTCCGCATCAGCGTGGTGCCGCGCATTAACTTCAGCCAGGTGGAAGAAACCCAGGAACGCTTCAGCGGCGAACCGCGCCCGGCCAGCGAAAGCCTGATGCAGGAAAATACCACCGAGCAGCTGGCGGTGGGGATCCCGGGATCGCTGAGCAACCGTCCCGCCAACCCGCCGGCTGCCGCACCGGGTGCCAACGCCCAGCCGCAGCTGGCCACCCGCAACCAGGCGCAGCGTCAGTTTAATTACGATCGCGATGTACGCCACGTTCGCCATCCCGGCTTCCAGCTGGAAAAACTGTCGGTGTCGGTGGTGCTGAATCAGAACGCCGCCGCCGTGAAGGCGTGGACCCAGGAGAATCAGCAGCAGGTTGAAAAAATGCTCAGCCAGGCCGCGGGCATTGATGCCGGACGCGGCGACGCGCTGACCCTCAGCCTGCTCAGCTTTACCGAAACCGAGCCGTATGTTGAACCGGAAACGCCATGGTGGGAAAACCAGAGCGTGATCGACTGGATCAAACGCGGCGGCATTGCGCTGCTGGTGGGGACGATCACCCTGTTTGGCCTGCTGCCGATGATGCGCCGCTTCGGCCAGCGCAAAGAGGAAGCCGCCGCCGCTATGGCACAGCTCCCCCTCAACGGCGGCAGTGAGGAGGATGAGGACGGTGACGGTCAGGCTCCCGTCCTGCCCGCCAGCTCGTTCCAGGGCGATGAAAACCTGCCGCCGCAAAGCTCAGGTCTGGAAACCAAAATCGCCTACCTACAAACCCTGGCCCAAAGCGAAACCGATCGCGTGGCCGAAGTGATTAAACAGTGGATAAGCAGCAATGAGCGAAGCAGCAGTAGCAAATAA
- a CDS encoding flagellar motor switch protein FliG: MSEAAVANKSKSSGTGSQRPRLEQAAIVLLSIGEDAAATVMSKFSREEVLRLSETMARLHGIKVSQARQAMNNFFQDYRELSGINGASRSYLRNILERALGGEIARSVINGIYGDEIRYRMARLQWVDTPQLAALIDQEHLQLQAVFLAFLPPDVAATVLTHLDATRQDEILYRIARLDDVNRDVVDELDRLIERGVAVLSEHGSKVQGIRQAANIVNRIPGSQQTLLEQLNARDANVVDELKTEMYEFYILSRQNEATLQRLLEEIPMEQWAIALKGTEAVLSQAIYAAMPKRQVQLLQSTISRLGSLPVSRVEQVRKEIMVRVRELAEEGEIQVQLFSEQTME, translated from the coding sequence ATGAGCGAAGCAGCAGTAGCAAATAAAAGCAAAAGCAGCGGGACGGGCAGCCAGCGTCCCCGCCTTGAGCAGGCGGCCATTGTCCTGCTGAGCATCGGCGAAGACGCCGCCGCCACGGTAATGAGCAAGTTCTCGCGCGAAGAGGTGCTGCGCCTCAGTGAAACCATGGCGCGCCTGCACGGCATTAAGGTGTCGCAGGCGCGACAGGCGATGAATAACTTTTTCCAGGACTACCGCGAGCTGAGCGGCATTAACGGTGCGTCCCGCAGCTATCTGCGCAACATCCTGGAACGTGCGCTGGGCGGCGAAATTGCCCGCAGCGTGATTAACGGCATCTACGGCGATGAGATCCGCTACCGCATGGCGCGCCTGCAGTGGGTGGATACGCCGCAGCTGGCGGCGCTGATCGACCAGGAGCATCTACAGCTGCAGGCGGTATTTCTCGCCTTCCTGCCGCCGGACGTGGCGGCCACGGTGCTGACCCATCTGGATGCCACCCGGCAGGATGAGATCCTCTACCGCATCGCCAGGCTGGACGACGTGAACCGTGACGTGGTGGACGAGCTGGATCGCCTGATCGAACGCGGCGTGGCGGTGCTGTCCGAACACGGATCGAAAGTGCAGGGCATCAGGCAGGCGGCAAACATCGTTAACCGCATTCCGGGCAGCCAGCAAACGCTGCTGGAGCAGCTAAACGCCCGGGATGCCAACGTGGTGGACGAGCTGAAAACCGAAATGTACGAGTTCTACATCTTAAGCCGTCAGAACGAAGCCACGCTGCAGCGCCTGCTGGAAGAGATCCCGATGGAGCAGTGGGCCATCGCGCTCAAGGGCACCGAAGCCGTGCTCAGCCAGGCGATCTATGCCGCCATGCCTAAGCGCCAGGTGCAGCTGTTACAGAGCACCATCTCGCGCCTCGGTTCTCTGCCGGTCAGCCGCGTAGAGCAGGTGCGTAAAGAGATTATGGTCCGCGTGCGCGAGCTGGCGGAAGAGGGTGAGATCCAGGTTCAGCTGTTCAGCGAACAGACCATGGAGTAG
- the fliH gene encoding flagellar assembly protein FliH, translating to MTHKHQQLTNPSPRRHAFPPLRRPRPQSDGQPLDAAEYQQQLMAGFQQGISDGFGQGMEQGKEQGYQDGLNQGREAGLIQGREDGKRIAHTEFMLAARPLDDLIAQMQTQLDEHEQRRRSELLQLVEKVTRQVIRCELALQPTQLLALVEEALSGLPEAPKRLRVLLNPLEFSRISESEAEKVSEWGLVGDATIAEGECRIVTESAEMDVGCAHRLEQCMDVLSQSLTGPQDESAT from the coding sequence ATGACTCATAAGCATCAGCAGTTAACCAACCCATCGCCGCGCCGCCATGCGTTTCCGCCGCTGCGCAGACCGCGGCCGCAGAGCGACGGCCAGCCGCTGGACGCCGCAGAATATCAGCAGCAGCTGATGGCCGGTTTCCAGCAGGGGATCAGCGACGGCTTCGGCCAGGGCATGGAGCAGGGTAAAGAGCAGGGCTATCAGGACGGGCTGAACCAGGGCCGCGAAGCGGGGCTGATTCAGGGGCGGGAAGACGGTAAACGCATCGCCCACACCGAATTTATGCTCGCCGCTCGCCCGCTGGACGATCTGATTGCGCAGATGCAGACGCAGCTGGATGAGCACGAACAGCGCCGCCGCAGCGAACTGTTGCAGCTGGTGGAGAAAGTGACCCGCCAGGTGATCCGCTGCGAGCTGGCCCTGCAGCCCACCCAGCTGCTGGCGCTGGTGGAAGAGGCGCTCAGCGGCCTGCCGGAAGCGCCGAAGCGCCTGCGGGTGCTGCTGAATCCGCTGGAGTTTTCGCGCATCAGCGAAAGCGAAGCGGAGAAAGTCAGCGAGTGGGGGCTGGTCGGCGATGCGACGATTGCCGAGGGCGAGTGCCGCATCGTTACCGAATCGGCGGAAATGGACGTCGGCTGCGCCCATCGCCTTGAACAGTGTATGGACGTGCTGTCGCAGAGCCTGACCGGGCCGCAGGATGAATCTGCAACATGA
- the fliI gene encoding flagellar protein export ATPase FliI → MTPSAFDKALKSIENINLVRVAGRLVRANGLLLESLGCQLAVGQRCQIESSSGELIDAQAVGFDRDVTYLMPFKQPQGLRAGARVFPAEKNSELLIGDGWLGRVINGVGEPIDGRGKLEGDTVLQQQIPQIHPLTRKAVDSPLDVGVKAINGLLTIGKGQRVGLMAGSGVGKSVLLGMITRCTRAEVVVVGLIGERGREVKEFIEHALQAAGMAKSVVVAAPADESPLMRIKATELCHAIASHYRDRGKDVLLLVDSLTRYAMAQREIALSLGEPPATKGYPPSAFGIIPRLVETAGNAEGEGTMTAIYTVLAEGDDQQDPIVDCARAVLDGHIVLSRQLAETGHYPAIDIGQSISRCMSLVTEKSHQQAARGLKQMYADYMAIKPLLPLGGYVAGVDAAADRAVRLFPAVENFLRQQVDECSALESCISGLENLAKA, encoded by the coding sequence ATGACCCCGTCGGCCTTTGATAAGGCGCTTAAATCGATTGAAAACATCAATCTGGTTCGCGTGGCCGGGCGGCTGGTGCGGGCCAATGGCCTGCTGCTGGAGTCGCTGGGCTGCCAGCTGGCGGTGGGTCAGCGCTGCCAGATTGAGAGCAGCAGCGGCGAGCTGATAGACGCGCAGGCGGTAGGGTTCGATCGCGATGTCACCTATCTGATGCCGTTTAAACAGCCGCAGGGGCTGCGGGCCGGCGCACGGGTCTTCCCGGCGGAAAAAAACAGCGAACTGCTGATCGGTGACGGCTGGCTGGGCCGGGTGATCAACGGCGTGGGCGAACCGATCGACGGCCGTGGGAAGCTCGAAGGCGATACGGTGCTGCAGCAGCAGATCCCACAGATCCACCCGCTGACCCGTAAAGCGGTCGACAGTCCGCTCGACGTCGGCGTCAAGGCGATCAACGGGCTGTTGACCATCGGCAAAGGGCAGCGCGTCGGGCTGATGGCCGGTTCCGGCGTCGGTAAAAGCGTGCTGCTGGGGATGATCACCCGCTGCACCCGCGCTGAAGTGGTGGTGGTCGGGCTGATCGGCGAACGCGGGCGCGAAGTGAAGGAGTTTATCGAACACGCGCTGCAGGCGGCAGGCATGGCTAAATCGGTGGTGGTGGCGGCCCCGGCGGATGAATCTCCGCTGATGCGTATCAAAGCCACCGAACTGTGCCACGCCATCGCCAGCCACTATCGCGATCGCGGTAAAGACGTGCTGCTGCTGGTGGATTCGCTGACGCGTTACGCCATGGCGCAGCGTGAAATCGCCCTGTCGCTGGGCGAGCCGCCGGCGACCAAAGGCTATCCGCCGTCGGCGTTCGGCATTATCCCCAGGCTGGTGGAAACCGCAGGCAACGCGGAAGGGGAAGGTACGATGACCGCGATCTACACCGTGCTGGCCGAAGGGGACGATCAGCAGGATCCGATCGTCGACTGCGCCAGGGCGGTACTGGACGGCCACATCGTCCTGTCGCGCCAGCTGGCGGAAACCGGGCACTATCCGGCGATCGATATCGGCCAGAGCATCAGCCGCTGTATGAGCCTGGTCACGGAAAAATCTCACCAGCAGGCGGCGCGCGGGCTGAAGCAGATGTACGCCGACTATATGGCGATCAAACCGCTGCTGCCGCTGGGCGGCTACGTGGCCGGGGTGGATGCCGCGGCGGACCGGGCGGTGCGCCTGTTCCCGGCGGTGGAAAACTTTCTACGCCAGCAGGTAGACGAATGCAGCGCCCTGGAAAGCTGCATCAGCGGGCTGGAAAACCTGGCAAAAGCCTGA
- a CDS encoding flagellar export protein FliJ, with product MNKKPASLQVLEKLHQIRQRAVEDTTSRLAQQKQLQQRYSNNIEALRALSDSSGGMAADAAQMHNQARFKATIQRVIDWQQQEKALASIEQEATRRELLDKASQEMTLNVVMEQQKVAIRQALERDRQKLTDAQAMQSWLRRHRSGKP from the coding sequence ATGAATAAGAAACCCGCCAGCCTCCAGGTGCTGGAAAAGCTGCACCAGATACGCCAGCGCGCGGTGGAGGACACCACGAGCAGGCTCGCCCAGCAGAAACAGCTGCAGCAGCGCTACAGCAACAATATCGAGGCGCTGCGGGCGCTGAGCGACAGCAGCGGCGGCATGGCCGCCGACGCCGCACAGATGCATAACCAGGCGCGCTTTAAGGCCACTATCCAGCGGGTGATTGACTGGCAGCAGCAGGAAAAGGCGCTGGCTTCCATCGAGCAGGAAGCCACCCGTCGCGAGCTGCTGGATAAAGCCAGTCAGGAAATGACCCTCAACGTGGTGATGGAGCAGCAAAAAGTCGCCATCAGACAGGCGCTGGAACGCGATCGACAAAAACTCACCGATGCCCAGGCGATGCAGAGCTGGCTGCGCAGGCATCGATCCGGGAAACCCTGA
- a CDS encoding glycosyltransferase family 2 protein has product MKHTTSIQPQGGSRAHALPFVSVVTPTWNRRAFLPYLLYLFQYQDYPAERRELVILDDSETSSADLIDGMKKYATCPQLIRYYHLPQRLTLGEKRNRLNALAKGEYIVCMDDDDYYPADKISYTIAMMQRHRATFAGCDSIPVWYSHIDRIYRSHAFGPKHALNGTFAYHRSHLRGHRYDDRARLAEEGSFLNDFSTPVLQLAPERSILCIAHNANTFDKDFVMGSGERDPRSLDDYVIDPHLQRFYQRLRQAPVRSQIDWTFFERILVTACPDDPERQARYLSELMAQGVQPQQIEVIHRVPGAPLAASHLAAAEQARRAGWQNYLLLDDRTRFVRQEKTVINLNRLLAACRALHWDVLLLGCELERGQPLSALPAAIRATHASRPVAYAVNQPRYDEFIAMLRSSLAQQRAAPADLHLQQNLQWQALCQRGRWLALYPSYIYQDSDEDGQPLAHHFFHKLNTSHGAKGAGEPT; this is encoded by the coding sequence ATGAAACACACAACATCCATTCAACCCCAGGGCGGCAGTCGGGCACACGCCTTGCCGTTCGTCAGCGTGGTGACTCCAACGTGGAACCGCCGCGCCTTTCTACCCTATCTGCTGTATCTGTTTCAGTACCAGGACTATCCCGCCGAACGGCGGGAGCTGGTGATTCTGGACGATTCCGAAACCAGCAGTGCCGATCTGATCGACGGGATGAAAAAGTACGCCACCTGTCCGCAGCTGATCCGCTATTACCACCTGCCGCAGCGCCTGACCCTCGGTGAAAAACGCAACCGGCTGAACGCGCTGGCGAAGGGGGAATACATTGTCTGCATGGACGACGACGACTATTACCCGGCGGATAAAATCAGCTACACCATCGCCATGATGCAGCGCCACCGGGCAACTTTCGCCGGCTGCGACAGCATTCCTGTCTGGTACAGCCATATCGACCGTATTTATCGCAGCCACGCTTTTGGACCCAAACACGCGCTGAACGGCACCTTTGCCTATCACCGCTCGCACCTCCGTGGGCACCGCTATGACGACCGCGCGCGGCTGGCGGAAGAGGGCAGTTTTCTCAATGACTTCAGCACGCCGGTGCTGCAGCTTGCGCCGGAGCGCAGCATTCTGTGCATTGCGCACAATGCCAATACCTTCGACAAAGACTTTGTGATGGGCAGCGGTGAACGCGATCCGCGATCGCTGGATGATTACGTCATCGATCCCCACCTGCAGCGCTTTTATCAGCGGCTGCGGCAGGCGCCGGTCCGCTCGCAGATCGACTGGACCTTTTTTGAACGTATCCTGGTCACCGCGTGTCCGGACGATCCGGAGCGACAGGCGCGCTATCTCAGCGAACTGATGGCGCAGGGCGTTCAGCCGCAGCAGATAGAGGTGATCCACCGCGTCCCGGGGGCACCGCTGGCGGCCAGCCATCTGGCGGCGGCAGAACAGGCCCGCCGTGCGGGCTGGCAGAACTACCTGCTGCTGGATGACCGCACCCGCTTTGTTCGCCAGGAAAAGACCGTCATCAACCTCAATCGGCTGCTGGCCGCCTGCCGCGCGCTGCACTGGGACGTGCTGCTGCTGGGCTGCGAGCTGGAAAGAGGCCAGCCGCTGAGCGCCTTACCGGCGGCAATCCGGGCAACGCACGCTTCCCGCCCGGTGGCCTATGCGGTGAACCAGCCGCGCTATGACGAGTTTATCGCCATGCTCAGATCCAGCCTCGCACAGCAGCGGGCCGCCCCGGCCGATCTGCATCTACAGCAGAATCTGCAGTGGCAGGCGCTGTGCCAGCGCGGCCGCTGGCTGGCACTGTATCCCAGCTATATCTATCAGGACAGCGACGAGGACGGCCAGCCGCTGGCCCATCATTTTTTCCATAAACTGAATACATCACACGGCGCGAAAGGCGCCGGGGAGCCAACGTGA
- the flgN gene encoding flagellar export chaperone FlgN has translation MSNATERVKALLHDLQQDTQNYQRLRVLLEQQRQALLTCSAARSEEIGDTLMAIYPLLQASSRRRATTLAGFALPADGQGLQALFSRLPAALRQRAGEWWQQLEQQARLCQQLNQRNGLLLSSQQEMLGALLHDDPQDYLYSR, from the coding sequence ATGAGCAATGCCACCGAGCGCGTAAAGGCGCTGCTTCACGATCTGCAGCAGGATACGCAGAATTACCAGCGGTTGCGTGTGCTGCTGGAACAACAGCGCCAGGCGTTGCTGACCTGCAGCGCCGCGCGCAGCGAGGAGATTGGCGATACGCTGATGGCCATTTATCCGCTGCTGCAGGCCAGTTCACGCCGCCGGGCGACGACGCTGGCCGGCTTCGCGCTGCCCGCCGATGGCCAGGGCCTGCAGGCACTATTTTCACGCCTGCCTGCCGCACTCCGCCAGCGGGCGGGCGAATGGTGGCAACAGCTTGAGCAGCAGGCGCGGCTTTGTCAGCAGCTCAACCAGCGCAACGGTTTGCTGCTCAGCAGTCAGCAGGAGATGCTGGGCGCGCTGCTGCATGACGATCCGCAGGATTACCTTTACTCTCGCTAA
- the flgM gene encoding flagellar biosynthesis anti-sigma factor FlgM: protein MQNTIKSPAAESAKTPAAASSAPSAPISQAQQALRDMPEVDSQRVAELKAAIGKGELDTDPASLAKTMMDYYRR, encoded by the coding sequence ATGCAAAACACCATTAAAAGCCCGGCCGCAGAGAGTGCCAAAACCCCTGCGGCGGCGTCTTCGGCCCCCTCCGCGCCGATCAGCCAGGCCCAGCAGGCCTTACGCGACATGCCGGAGGTGGACAGCCAGCGCGTGGCGGAGCTGAAAGCGGCCATCGGCAAGGGCGAACTGGATACTGACCCGGCCTCACTGGCCAAAACGATGATGGACTACTACCGCCGATGA